Part of the Bacillota bacterium genome, TATTCTAATGGAAGCTGTTAAGAAAGGGAAGGACAGGCAAGAGATACACGAAAAAATCCGCATCCACTCTATGGAGGCTGCGAGAAAAGTAAAGGTAGAAGGCAAACCCAATGATTTGTTAGAGAGAATTTCAAAAGATGAAGCTTTTGGCATTGCCAGGAATGATATTGAAGCTCTTCTTGACCCTAAAAAGTTTATTGGATGTGCGCCGAAGCAGGTAGAGGATTTCATACAAAATTATGTAAATCCATTGCTTTCATCATTAGAAGCAGAAAAAACAGAAAATTTAGATGTAGAGATAAAAGTATAACAACAAGTATATAAAAGTAATAAAACGCACAGTTGAACATCTTCTTTTTATGTTGTAAAATATTTATTGGAATTGTTGTTACATTATAACGGGGGACAGGATAACATAGGATAACAGTGGGGAGGTAGTCTTCTGTTGATAAATAAATATAGTAATGAGCCTCTTTATTGCCAGTTAAAGTCAATCATAATCAGGAAAATTGAGAATGGAGAGTATCAAGAGGATGAAAAAATTCCTTCGGAGCTTGAATTATGCCAAGAGTATAATATAAGTCGTCCTACTGTCCGTCAAGCTATAACAGAGCTAGCAAACAACGGTTATCTTTACAAAGTAAGAGGGAAAGGGACCTTTGTAGCCAAAACCAAAAAAAGAATAGATATAAAAGACTATTCAGGGTTTACTCCCTCGATATTAGACTGCCAGTCTCCCGAAAACAGGATTATTATTAATACAAGGATAATAAAAGATTCGGAACTTGAAAAATTACGCAGCATATTTAACATACCTGTTGCTCAATATAGTAGAGTTGAATTTGCAGAAGCTATATATCAGACAAAAAATGGAAGCGATATTTATTCCATAAATATTTCTTACATACCCTTAAGTCTGTTTCCTAATATAATAAACAGTATTTTATCATGCCATGCATCCCATGAGATTTTAAAAGGGAAATATCCTCTGGTTCCGGAAAAAACTAAAAGCACTCTGGAGGTAATATATAGTAACCAAGAAGATACCAGATACCTGCAAATCCAAACGGGACAACCCCTTATTAAAATTGAAAATATGATTTTTTCAAAAAGCGGTCAGCTGGTTGAATATGTAACAACAAAATACAGGGCAGATAAGTGCAGGCTTATTTTTGAAAACCTGAGATAAAAATAATATAAATTTCTAAAAACTATTGCAATAGAGATTGCAAATAGAAAAGCTGGTTATAAGGAAAAAGCAGAAGAATTTTTAAGATTAATAGGAGGTTAAGGTTGAAATGAGTACAAACTATAATAAAAATTATAATAGAAATGGAACTAAGACCTGTAGTTTTGGTACACCGGGACGAATAAATCATGATTCTTCTGAATTTTATAATAGTAAGCTTTATCAGGACTTAAAAGTACCAAAGAATAATAATAAGTATACTGAAAATACAATAGAACCTCAGAATTTAAATAAAATATACTGTAAATCAAGTGAAAATATGGATGAAATACCAGATTATAGTGTGCACCTTATGGTAACTTCACCCCCTTATAATGTAAAAAAAGAATATGATAATGATCTATCATTAGATGAATACCGATTATTGCTTAGAAACGTTTTTAAAGAAACATACAAGAAGCTTGTTACTGGAGGAAGAGCCTGCATAAACATTGCTAATTTAGGAAGGAAGCCCTATATACCATTACATTCGTTCATTATTGAGGATATGCTTGAAATAGGGTATTTCATGAGAGGTGAGATTATCTGGAATAAGGCATCCAGTGCAAGTCCGTCTACTGCATGGGGCAGTTGGTTATCAGCTGCAAACCCTGTACTTCGGGATATCCATGAATACATTTTGGTATTTTCAAAAGAATCTTTTTCAAGAAAACA contains:
- a CDS encoding GntR family transcriptional regulator; its protein translation is MINKYSNEPLYCQLKSIIIRKIENGEYQEDEKIPSELELCQEYNISRPTVRQAITELANNGYLYKVRGKGTFVAKTKKRIDIKDYSGFTPSILDCQSPENRIIINTRIIKDSELEKLRSIFNIPVAQYSRVEFAEAIYQTKNGSDIYSINISYIPLSLFPNIINSILSCHASHEILKGKYPLVPEKTKSTLEVIYSNQEDTRYLQIQTGQPLIKIENMIFSKSGQLVEYVTTKYRADKCRLIFENLR
- a CDS encoding site-specific DNA-methyltransferase, whose amino-acid sequence is MSTNYNKNYNRNGTKTCSFGTPGRINHDSSEFYNSKLYQDLKVPKNNNKYTENTIEPQNLNKIYCKSSENMDEIPDYSVHLMVTSPPYNVKKEYDNDLSLDEYRLLLRNVFKETYKKLVTGGRACINIANLGRKPYIPLHSFIIEDMLEIGYFMRGEIIWNKASSASPSTAWGSWLSAANPVLRDIHEYILVFSKESFSRKQENKESTIQKEEFLEWTKSVWTFPAVSAKSIGHPAPFPEELPYRLIQLYTFKGEVVLDPFCGSGTTCLAAKKSGRNYIGYDINPDYVELANNRINGYCSEQLSLFGYKYK